Genomic window (Argopecten irradians isolate NY chromosome 2, Ai_NY, whole genome shotgun sequence):
AAGTCCATAGGTGGCAGaaacaaaacagtaaaatcTTTGTGGTCACAGTTCGAAACACTGTCCATGCAAGATAACCTGTTGGTAAGGAAGACAGAGAAAAATATGGTTCAAGTTATCATACCTAGAGATGAGCGTCGCACAGTTCTTAACCATGCCCATGACAACAGAACAGCTGCTCATCTAGGAATAAGGAAGACCCTTGCAAAGATCCGCCAACAGTTTTACTGGCCTGGAATGCAAGATGATGTCAAACGATATGTCACAGGTTGCACACTGTGCGCTAAAAGCAAGAACATGACACAGACGAAGAAAGCACCTATGCAGGTGACAGAGTCTGGCTATCCCATGGAGCGTATAGCCATGGACATTCTGTGCGAGCTACCTGAGACTGATGATGGCAACAGGCACATCTTGGTCATCTCAGACTATTACACTAAGTGGACAGAGAGTTTCCCTATGCGAGATATGAGCGCTGAGACCGTAGCACGCATACTAGTGGAAGAAGTTGTTTGTCGATTCGGAGTCCCAAGCATAATCCATTCAGATCAGGGATCTCAGTTCGAGAGTGCTTTATTTCAGGAAATGTGTCACATATTGCAGATTGAAAAGACCCGTACCACTCCCTACCACCCTCAGTCGGACGGTATGGTCGAGAGATTCAATAAGACATTGGTCACAATGTTAAGGGCCTTTGTGAATGAACGACACACTGACTGGGATAGACACTTACCTTATGTCATGATGGCATATCGGTCAACCGAACATGAGACTACCTCCCATTCACCAAATTTTATGATGCTTGGAAGAGAGACATCTACTCCACTTGATCTACAATACTCCATGCCACGGAACTTGAAAGCCTTGCCACAGAACACGTGGGCCTGGGAACTACAGGAGAAGATGGAAGATGCACATCAGTTGGTCCGAGGAAATGTCAAAGGCCAGATGTTGCGACAGAAAAAGCTACATGACCAGAAACTTTCATGGCAACAGTTTAAAGCTGGTGATGATGTCTTTGTCTTTTTCCCTAATGTCAAGCCAGGGCAAAGCCCGAAGCTTGCTTGCCGCTGGAAAGGTCCATTCCGAGTGATAGCCAAACTCACTGACGTGACTTATCGCGTACGTTGTGGACGCAAGGGAAAGATGCAAGTCATTCATGTGGACCGCATGAAACCAAAGAAAACCCAGCGGTTACGAAATGAAAAGGCTGAAGATTTTGCAAAAGTAAAAGAGCAGCAGACACAGGTGAATGAGAGTTGCTTCGAGAGCAAGCAAGACCTAATTGGAGAGAATGTGAACAGTTCATTTGAGGAGAGTTCCTCTACCCTTATACCTGAATGTGAGACAGAGTTGAAGTGTGAGGATGAATGTCTGAAGGGTACAAAGACAGTACCACGACAAGGTCGTAGGCATAGGAAAGCACCTGCCAAACACTCTGATTATATTCTGTTCTAAAATGTTATACAATTTCCAgaataatatgaataaattattgcCAAAAGTAATATGTgatattactgatatatattccCTCTAATCAAAGTGTTCTGTACTTTCAGGATGGTAAACACTAAAACAACTCCAATGAAGGCCTGCCCAATGTGTAAATTCCGGACAGCTGGAACTGATGAGCTTAAGGAGCACCTGGTGCTTTGTGGTTTGAAAAATGCGGAAAAGAATCCCTTCTCCTGCAGccactgcaattttacaacgtCAAAGCAAATATACCTAACCCGCCATGAGAAAAGGCACCAGAAATCAGAAGACAAGAATAGTCAGCCTGAAGTAGGACAAGTGTCCAGCCAGCCTGACGGGAAAGGCGACGTAGCCTTAAGCATCAGCAGCAGTAATGATAGTGACTCGGATAGCGATCATGATGTCTCATCACCAGAAGACTGGCAAACACAGGATCCGGGGCCATTACTGTCAGAGGAATCAGAAATGGAATCTAGTGATCATGTGTTCCAACCTGAGGAAGGAGCATCTACCTCGGCAGAAGGAACATGCAATGATCAGGAACCTGATGATGATTCGTTGCTTGGAAGAGTCATTCGgaagtccactaaacctacgtTGCCTTTTAACCAGAAAAGAGCGGCCATGGAGCAAAACGTTGCAACGAGCAAGAAGTTACGCGCAACAGATCTACGCAATGTTATCCCCAAACCTGTAACTCTTGAACAACCTATCAAACGACACACTCAAACAGTGACCCGTCGTTTTGTCAGTGTAGGTGTCCAGACGGACACGGCTTTAAACACCACTAAGAGAACTGTCACTACAACTTATCGCTATCATGAGGCTGATAAACGTGTAAAGCAAACTACCGTAGATGAGACATTCTTCTACTTCAAGGCATTTGGTGATAGCCGTGAATAGACTCATATAGGGGAgaaaaacattcattttactttatattaaaaGTTATTGATGGTTCATTACTTGTGTGTTTTCTATGATTCTTGTAATTCAGTTTTGATGATTAAGAAGCGTGGAAGCTTCAACCTCGAAGGCGTGGGTAAtgtaatgaataataattaacaCATACCGATCAGGCATCGCCgcatatttgtttacaacatgTGTGCGTCCGGGTTTCCTGTTTGTTGTCTCGGTGTATTACACGCTTGGCTAGTCAAGTTTACGCTAGCGAGTAAAGCGTTTGCGAGACCCGGATTGACAAAATCCGAGGGTATAAAAGCCCGCGCTCGCAGACGAATGTCAGTCTGAAATCAACACTCAAGCTGAGAAGATCGGagaatatcaggtatatgctatAACAGTATTCCCCTTGATAGAGTGTTTGGCAGCGGCTCGTGACCTGTGATAGGTCAATGACTACGCATACATAGTATAGTCGGTAGTAACAACCACAGCGTGGTTAGCGACTACATAGGTAGTCagcgactacaaggtagtcGGCGACAACGTAGTTGTCGGGAGTCACAGGACAGTGACTATACTATATAACCACAAGGTGGTTagcgactacaaggtagtcggcgacaacgtagttgtcgggagtcacaggacagtgactataggcatataaccacaaggtggttagcgactacataggtagtcagcgactacaaggtagtcAGCGACAACACTGTTGTCGAGAGTCATCGGCTAGCGATAGTCGGCGACTAGGCCAGTAACCACAGGGTGGTTAACGACTACACGGTAGTCAGTGACACGGTCAGTGACCACGGGGTGGTTGACGACTATAGGATATAGTCGGTGAATATAGATTGTTTGTTGTATACCCAATCTTTAAGACCAGGTGTCGATGGTCAGGCAgaccactgtatatatacttatatatgatattgttaATCGCTCGGAATTTATGCAATGTTTTACGCTACCAAATAGTagtcatatctgtatatatttgctTCTGTAGACTAGTCACTAACCAAGATCATTCACTATAAGTGACGAACCCATTTAGAAACGTCACAGtttttggtggcagcggtgtGGATCTTGGTTATTTGACAACgtttttgtaatataattgtATCAGTCTACACTTTGAAATTCTTATTGatattacagtactgtaaattgtttttgtaataaaatcacaaaacgGTGTGGTTGTTTGTTGTTCTCAATCATCATGGCGGAAGCCAATATCCGTGATCTTTTGGGTGATGAGTCTGACCATGGCCTTGATTTTGACAATACCGGTCAGCGGAATTTTGATTTCTCTACCCCATTCTCACAACCCTATATACCCAATATACCATATGGCCCAAGTTCAGTTACTGACTCTGGGTTGGGGACTAGGGAGAAGGATACTCGCCCAAAAGTGGTGAAACTGAACCTTGATACGAGTTTGGGGTTACAAAATGAAAGTATCCAAAAGGTCGAGAAAGAGATCAGCGATCTCAGAGAACAGATGTTGCAAATGAAAACTGACAGTTACAATCTGTTGGCAAGAACAAAACCGGCGACATCAGAACAAACCAAAGGGCCCATATCAGGTAGTCACGAGTTTGACCATGTCACGACACGCAAGAAACAATCATACAGAACTACTGGTCATGATGTTGATGAATCAGATGATGAGCATGGCGAAGTCAGCGACACGACCAGGAAACAAAGAAAGAAAACTGTTAATGTGAAAGCATCAACGTACGATGGCACAACTCCATGGGTTGACTTTAGGTCACATTTCGAGGCTTGCTCGAGAATAAATCGCTGGTCCACTAGTGAGAAAGGTCTCCACCTAGCGGTGTCGCTACGAGGCCAAGCTCAGGGCATATTAGGTGACCTCGATATTGCTGAGCAGGAGGATTATGGGGCACTGGTCAAAGCCTTAGAAGAAAGGTTTGCTCCCCCTAACCAGACGGAGTTGTATAGGGTCCAGTTAATGGAGAGACGCCAAAAGGCTAACGAAACTCTACCAGAGTTGGGGCAAGCCATCAGGCGGCTTGTAAACTTAACATACCGTACTGTGTCGAGTGATGTTAAGGAAACATTGGCCAAGCAGCAGTTCATAGAGGCCCTCGCAGACTCAGAGATGCGCATACGCATCAAGCAGGCTAGGCCTAAGAATTTGACTGAGGCTATACAGTTGTCAGTAGAGTTAGAAGCCTACAACCGCTGCGAGAAGAAGTCAACAGAAGGCCAGTCATATCTCCGTAACACTACTGCTGAACCATCTGAACAGTCAGAGATGCTTAAGCTGTTGCAAGATATGCAGAAGAAGTTAGAGTCATTAGAGAAAGATGTTGGAAAGATAAAAACTAAGAGCAAGCCAAACACAAAAACCAATACAGTCAAAAACAGAAGCTGTTTTAATTGTGGTGAGGAGGGACACTTCAAGAGAAACTGTCCTAAACCTAACAAAAAGAAAGATGTCAATAAAGATCAGAAACAGGCTGGTGCCCAGCAAGTAAACACTCGCCGTCGACAGCGACGGAAGAAGCCGAGAGCTGGTATAGGGTCCTCAACTGCAGTGCAAGAGGCAGGCATGTATATAGCTGCCGAACTGCACGGAACAAAAGTAAATCTTTTGGTTGATACGGGGGCGACAGTCACTATTATATCAGAGCGCGTCTTTGATCAAGTTCCGGATTCAGCGAAACCCCGACTGAGTCAAGTTCGCCAAGAggtattaacagccagtggtgaaaaaataaaggtcaaaggcAAGGGCAGTTTTGTTCTGAAACTTAACAGCACAAAGAATATTTGTGTTGAAGGCATTGTTGCCAAGATAAATACCGATGGTATTCTAGGACTTGACGCTATGCAGGCCCGAAATGGTTCCCTTGATTTCACAAGAGGTGTTCTCACTCTTGACGGTGTTGAAATACCGACAACCTATAAGGGCAGTATGGGTTGTTACCGACTTTCCTTGGTAGAGAAAGTGACACTCCCCGCCAACACCGAGGTTGTGGTTCAGGGAAAGGTATGCCTACCAGAGGGCGAAACCGTCAGTAATCTGCTTCTAGTTGAGAAGCCCGATACTTTCCTTAAAACGGAAAAGGCATTAGTCGCCAGGGCACTTGTACAGTATGATACCACTGTGCCTGTAAGATTGATGAATCTGTGTAACGAAAGTCAACAGTTTTACCCTGGGACGACGATTGCACAAGTCAGCACTGTCGATAAGGTAATGGGAGATGTCGACAACCCAACGCCTAAGAAGACAGTCGGACTGAGGGCTGACATTCAATCATTATTGGATGAGTCCAAGCCCAATCTTACAGAAGAGCAGTACAATGCTGCATTCGAGTTGCTGATTGCAAACCAGGCACTTTTTGCTGTTACTGACGACGATCTGGGTAGAACGGGTGTAACCCAACATAAGATTAATACAGGGGGCGTCAGACCAATAAAACAGCCAGTCAGAAGAGTTCCGGGTAACCTCGGTCCTGAGGTTGATAGGCAGGTCAAAGACATGCTTGATCGGGGAATTATTCAGAAGTCATCCAGTCCCTGGAACTCTGGCAATGTCCTAGTGAAAAAGAAGGACGGAAGCTTACGATTTTGTGTGGACTATAGACAGCTGAATGCTGTCAGCATCCCTGATGCGTATCCACTTCCAAGAATCGATGAGGCTCTTG
Coding sequences:
- the LOC138316321 gene encoding uncharacterized protein, with amino-acid sequence MVNTKTTPMKACPMCKFRTAGTDELKEHLVLCGLKNAEKNPFSCSHCNFTTSKQIYLTRHEKRHQKSEDKNSQPEVGQVSSQPDGKGDVALSISSSNDSDSDSDHDVSSPEDWQTQDPGPLLSEESEMESSDHVFQPEEGASTSAEGTCNDQEPDDDSLLGRVIRKSTKPTLPFNQKRAAMEQNVATSKKLRATDLRNVIPKPVTLEQPIKRHTQTVTRRFVSVGVQTDTALNTTKRTVTTTYRYHEADKRVKQTTVDETFFYFKAFGDSRE